Genomic DNA from Acidobacteriota bacterium:
CCCGTCTTCCATCTTTTGATGCACCGATTCACCATTTGATCGACTCACCGATTCGCCGAATGATTGAAATCCAACCCGATTCCCGTTAATATGGTGTTTTTCGTTGAGGTGCACCATGAAACGTAGTCGCGTGGCCTTTTTTTCTCTCTCTCTGTCACCTGCTCTGACGCTCTTGATGGCGGCGATCATCGCATTCGCCGCGTGCGGCGCCCGTCAGGCGTCGGCGCCGCCGCCGGCCGCCGCGCCGGTCGAGACCGAACTGGTCATATTGCACACCAACGACCACCATGGGCATCCCCTCAAGTACGACCTTCCCGGCTGCCCCGGCGTCGGCGGACTCGCCGCCCGGCTGACGCTGATCAACGGGATCCGGAGCCGTCACGCCAACGTGCTGGTCCTGGATGCCGGCGACGTGAACCAAGGCCGTCCCGAATCGAACCTGTTTCTGGGTGAACCGGATTTCATCGGCTACAACGCCATCGGCTACGACGCCATGGCGCTGGGCAACCACGAGTTCGACGCCGCCCGCACGGTGCTCATGGAGCAGAAGGCGGCAGCACGCTTCCCGTTCCTATCCGCCAACATCCTCACCGCCGACGGCAAACCGCTGGTGGAACCGTATCTCATCCGCCGTTTCCCCGGCTTCACTGTGGCCGTCCTTGGCCTCACCACCGCCGAGACCCGCACTCTGGCACTGCCGCGCAACATCCGCGATCTCACCATCGCCGACGAGGTGGCCACCGCCCGGCGCTACCTGCCCGAGCTGCGGCGAAAGGCGGACGTGGTCATCGCCCTGGTGCACCTGGGCATCTCCGAGGACCCCGGCTTCGGCTCCCGCCGCCTGGCCCGCGCGTGCCCCGAGTTCGACCTCATCGTGGACGGACACACGCACACATTTATGGACCGGCCGTTTTACGAGGGCCGCGTGCCCATCGTCCAGGCCTGGGCCCGCGGGATCGTGATGGGCCAGGCGACGCTGCGCCTGCGCAATCGCCGGGTGACCGGCTTCGAGTGGCAGCCGTTGCCGGTGAACGTGGCACTCACTCCCGGCGCCCTGTTCCACGATCCGAAAGTGGCGCCGCCGGCGGAACGTCTCACTGAGGACGCTGCGCTGCTGAAGCAGATGGCCGAGTACA
This window encodes:
- a CDS encoding bifunctional metallophosphatase/5'-nucleotidase; the protein is MKRSRVAFFSLSLSPALTLLMAAIIAFAACGARQASAPPPAAAPVETELVILHTNDHHGHPLKYDLPGCPGVGGLAARLTLINGIRSRHANVLVLDAGDVNQGRPESNLFLGEPDFIGYNAIGYDAMALGNHEFDAARTVLMEQKAAARFPFLSANILTADGKPLVEPYLIRRFPGFTVAVLGLTTAETRTLALPRNIRDLTIADEVATARRYLPELRRKADVVIALVHLGISEDPGFGSRRLARACPEFDLIVDGHTHTFMDRPFYEGRVPIVQAWARGIVMGQATLRLRNRRVTGFEWQPLPVNVALTPGALFHDPKVAPPAERLTEDAALLKQMAEYSTKVDAMLSTVIGQSPATYRNNPGRAGGPSLGGLVCDALVWYTQGKGVDFALMNRGSIRADLPEGPILLKAVYAALPFDNTAVIVTLSGADVQALFDYTATIDSFQGASPIVSAGVSAVLDHAARRARDIRINGQPLDPAATYRVVTNSFVAAGGDGYEVFKRGQLYDTTVYMREIFAAYIQESGATLVPDNRPRIIWEGAPPPAAQKPAA